From the genome of Bordetella sp. H567, one region includes:
- the trpA gene encoding tryptophan synthase subunit alpha, with protein MTSRQDRIAAAFSRASGDSRAALIPYVAAGDPSPASCVPLMHALVQAGADIIELGVPFSDPMADGPVIQRATERAIAQGMNLRGVLGAVKQFRVQDDRTPVVLMGYANPIERMGQAAFADAALDAGVDGVLVVDYPPEEVQAFADLLGAKGIAPIFLVAPTTTDARIQAVSKVARGYVYYVALKGVTGAGHLDTDDVARQLANIRRHVHIPIGVGFGIRDAASAQRVAQVADAVVIGSKLIETMEQAVSGVAAERRDETAIAAARAWLGGIRSALDQARHGAAAA; from the coding sequence ATGACCTCACGACAAGACCGTATTGCCGCCGCTTTTTCCCGCGCCAGCGGCGATAGCCGCGCGGCGCTGATTCCCTACGTCGCGGCCGGCGATCCGTCGCCCGCTTCCTGCGTGCCGCTGATGCATGCCCTGGTCCAGGCCGGCGCGGACATCATCGAGCTGGGCGTGCCGTTCTCTGACCCGATGGCCGACGGCCCGGTGATCCAGCGCGCCACGGAACGCGCGATCGCGCAGGGCATGAATTTGCGTGGCGTGCTGGGCGCGGTCAAGCAGTTTCGCGTCCAGGATGATCGAACGCCCGTGGTCCTGATGGGGTATGCCAACCCCATTGAACGCATGGGCCAGGCTGCCTTTGCCGACGCGGCACTGGATGCCGGCGTGGATGGCGTCCTGGTGGTGGACTATCCGCCCGAAGAGGTGCAGGCCTTCGCCGACCTGCTGGGCGCCAAGGGCATCGCGCCGATCTTCCTCGTCGCGCCGACCACCACCGATGCGCGCATCCAGGCCGTGAGCAAGGTGGCGCGCGGCTACGTGTATTACGTTGCGCTCAAGGGCGTGACGGGCGCCGGCCATCTGGATACGGACGACGTGGCGCGCCAGCTGGCCAACATCCGCCGCCACGTCCACATCCCCATCGGCGTGGGCTTCGGCATCCGCGACGCGGCCAGCGCCCAGCGCGTGGCCCAGGTGGCGGACGCCGTGGTGATCGGCAGCAAGCTCATCGAAACCATGGAGCAGGCGGTCTCCGGCGTTGCCGCCGAGCGGCGCGACGAAACCGCCATCGCGGCCGCGCGAGCATGGCTGGGCGGCATACGCTCGGCATTGGACCAAGCCAGGCACGGCGCCGCCGCTGCCTGA
- a CDS encoding Rne/Rng family ribonuclease, with protein MKRMLFNATHPEELRVAIVDGQKLIDLDIETAGREQRKGNIYKGIITRIEPGLEACFVNYGEDRHGFLPFKEIARSYFKEGVDVRTARIQDALREGQELIVQVEKEERGNKGAALTTFISLAGRYLVLMPNNPRGGGVSRRVEGEDRQELRDTMEQLQVPQGMSIIARTAGIGRNVEELQWDLSYLMQLWTAIDGAARDNSAPILIYLESSLVIRAIRDYFSPEIGEILIDTDEIADQATAFMSVVMPDNVQRVKRYRDDVPLFSRFQIEHQIETAYSRTVTLPSGGAIVIDHTEALVAVDVNSARSTRGADIEETALRTNQEAADEVARQLRLRDLGGLIVIDFIDMEDGKNQRAVEQRLRDALHFDRARVQMGKISRFGLMELSRQRLRPALNEGSHITCPRCNGTGVIRDAESSALHVLRLLQEEAMKENTAAVHAQVPVDVATFLLNEKRADIAKMEARLKVNLVLIPNKHLETPHHHIERLRHDDPRLEEMKTSFELADAPATEVAWAPREQEIKARPEALVKGITPAQPAPVSSTPAPVAAAPAPAAPGLGGLFKRLVGWFTGGDAAPAAAPAQQADAKRAPARPKSRTHDGQERRGERHGSERNRNRRHEPRPEPAEGDGLRHHVRGGRRTEAERAERNDRPERTDRTDRPARVEGQQRAERDAVVQAQAHPEGALAPEAQDEATPARGNRGRRGRGRGRREDQADTPMSEQESMVAALAETVAAALPPDAGDERADAAADAADLDEQGQGAEAGSDPERKRRRRRSRRGRRASEDGTGLTGEAGEAGEEMPEGEEALAAEAQAALSEVATPVESGHRPHFAADAQGTGSQATQPTPVQTAIPGSMTPQPVAAAPVSPAAAPVTPVYPSTPAAPVEATRGHAEQATAPAASQVSTEPAQPADQAASAAPVAPAADWTAPAQPVSATSAPAQPQPATDAPVDAPQAATVAPEHAAQPVAPAPASAQPVPAQPVVTAQTPAAVPPSAAPRTDEAIAGAVAAPATAASQPAPTAAAVQPATKQNLQDVVNAAGLTWVETDPDRHAQTQQRMAASHTPVRLGRERKPVPPVSSAPLEQVETRH; from the coding sequence CCGCCACGGCTTCCTGCCGTTCAAGGAAATCGCCCGCAGTTATTTCAAGGAAGGCGTCGACGTACGCACCGCCCGCATCCAGGACGCCCTGCGCGAAGGCCAGGAACTGATCGTCCAGGTGGAAAAGGAAGAACGCGGCAACAAGGGCGCTGCCCTGACCACGTTCATTTCCCTGGCGGGCCGCTACCTGGTCCTGATGCCCAACAACCCGCGCGGCGGCGGCGTCTCGCGCCGCGTCGAGGGCGAAGACCGCCAGGAACTGCGCGACACCATGGAACAGCTCCAGGTGCCGCAGGGCATGAGCATCATTGCCCGCACCGCCGGCATCGGGCGCAACGTCGAAGAACTGCAATGGGATCTTTCCTACCTGATGCAGCTGTGGACGGCCATCGACGGCGCCGCCCGCGACAATTCCGCGCCCATCCTGATCTACCTGGAATCCAGCCTGGTGATCCGGGCGATACGGGACTATTTCTCGCCTGAAATCGGCGAAATCCTGATCGATACCGACGAGATCGCGGATCAGGCCACCGCCTTCATGAGCGTGGTCATGCCGGACAACGTCCAGCGCGTGAAGCGCTATCGCGACGATGTGCCGCTGTTTTCGCGCTTCCAGATCGAACACCAGATCGAGACCGCGTACTCGCGCACCGTTACGCTGCCCTCGGGCGGCGCTATCGTGATCGACCATACCGAAGCCCTGGTGGCCGTCGACGTGAACTCCGCGCGGTCCACGCGCGGTGCCGACATCGAGGAAACCGCCCTGCGCACCAACCAGGAAGCGGCCGATGAAGTGGCCCGCCAGCTGCGCCTGCGCGACCTGGGCGGCCTGATCGTCATCGACTTCATCGATATGGAGGACGGCAAGAACCAGCGCGCCGTCGAACAGCGCCTGCGCGATGCCCTGCATTTCGACCGGGCGCGCGTCCAGATGGGCAAGATCTCGCGCTTCGGGCTGATGGAACTGTCGCGCCAGCGCCTGCGCCCGGCGCTGAACGAAGGGTCCCACATCACCTGCCCCCGCTGCAACGGCACGGGCGTGATCCGCGACGCGGAATCCAGCGCCCTGCACGTGCTGCGCCTGCTGCAGGAAGAGGCCATGAAGGAGAACACCGCGGCGGTGCACGCCCAGGTGCCGGTTGACGTGGCCACCTTCCTGCTCAACGAAAAGCGCGCCGACATCGCCAAGATGGAAGCCCGCCTGAAGGTCAATCTGGTGCTGATCCCCAACAAGCACCTGGAAACCCCGCATCACCATATCGAGCGGCTGCGCCATGACGACCCGCGCCTGGAGGAAATGAAGACCAGCTTCGAACTGGCCGACGCCCCCGCCACGGAAGTCGCCTGGGCTCCCCGCGAACAGGAAATCAAGGCCCGTCCGGAAGCGCTGGTCAAGGGCATCACGCCCGCGCAGCCCGCACCCGTGTCCTCCACCCCTGCCCCGGTGGCGGCCGCGCCGGCGCCCGCCGCGCCCGGCCTGGGTGGCCTGTTCAAGCGCCTGGTCGGCTGGTTCACCGGCGGCGACGCCGCGCCCGCCGCCGCGCCTGCCCAGCAGGCGGATGCCAAGCGTGCGCCCGCACGGCCGAAGTCGCGTACGCACGACGGCCAGGAACGCCGCGGCGAACGCCATGGCTCCGAGCGCAACCGCAATCGCCGGCACGAACCCCGTCCCGAACCCGCCGAAGGCGACGGCCTGCGCCACCATGTGCGTGGCGGGCGCCGTACCGAGGCCGAGCGTGCCGAACGCAATGACCGCCCCGAACGCACCGATCGCACCGATCGTCCGGCTCGCGTGGAAGGGCAGCAGCGCGCCGAACGCGATGCCGTCGTCCAGGCCCAGGCGCACCCCGAAGGCGCGCTCGCGCCGGAAGCCCAGGATGAAGCCACCCCGGCACGCGGCAATCGCGGCCGGCGCGGCCGTGGCCGTGGACGCCGGGAAGACCAGGCGGACACGCCCATGAGCGAACAGGAAAGCATGGTCGCTGCCCTGGCTGAAACGGTGGCCGCCGCGCTGCCACCCGATGCCGGCGATGAGCGTGCCGACGCGGCGGCGGACGCCGCCGACCTGGACGAGCAAGGCCAGGGCGCCGAAGCGGGCAGCGACCCGGAGCGCAAGCGCCGCCGCCGCCGCAGCCGTCGTGGCCGTCGCGCGTCGGAAGACGGTACGGGCCTGACCGGCGAGGCCGGCGAGGCTGGCGAGGAAATGCCGGAAGGCGAGGAAGCCCTGGCCGCGGAAGCGCAAGCCGCGCTGTCGGAAGTTGCCACGCCCGTCGAATCCGGTCATCGTCCGCACTTCGCGGCCGATGCCCAGGGTACGGGTAGCCAAGCCACGCAGCCCACGCCCGTCCAGACCGCCATCCCGGGGTCGATGACGCCGCAGCCCGTTGCGGCCGCGCCGGTTTCTCCGGCCGCGGCTCCCGTGACGCCGGTGTATCCGTCCACCCCCGCCGCACCGGTCGAGGCCACGCGAGGCCATGCCGAACAGGCAACCGCCCCGGCTGCATCGCAGGTGAGCACCGAGCCGGCACAACCGGCCGATCAAGCCGCTTCGGCCGCCCCCGTGGCGCCTGCGGCGGATTGGACGGCACCGGCCCAGCCCGTATCGGCCACATCGGCGCCCGCCCAGCCCCAGCCGGCCACGGACGCACCCGTTGACGCCCCGCAGGCGGCCACGGTGGCGCCCGAACACGCCGCCCAGCCGGTGGCGCCCGCGCCGGCTTCCGCCCAGCCTGTACCGGCGCAGCCGGTGGTGACGGCGCAAACGCCGGCGGCCGTCCCGCCGTCCGCGGCGCCGCGCACCGACGAAGCCATTGCCGGCGCCGTCGCTGCCCCGGCAACGGCCGCCAGCCAGCCCGCGCCGACAGCCGCCGCCGTGCAGCCTGCCACCAAGCAGAACCTGCAGGATGTGGTCAATGCCGCCGGCCTGACCTGGGTGGAGACCGATCCCGATCGCCACGCCCAGACCCAGCAGCGCATGGCCGCCAGCCATACGCCGGTGCGCCTGGGACGCGAACGCAAGCCGGTCCCGCCGGTGTCGTCCGCCCCGCTGGAACAGGTGGAAACCCGCCACTAA
- the accD gene encoding acetyl-CoA carboxylase, carboxyltransferase subunit beta: MSWIEKLLPPRINKTTEPSARRVPEGLWVKCPACESVLYNEDLAANLHVCPKCDHHMRIGARARIDSLLDLEGRVEIGQSIRSVDTLKFKDSRKYPERLQEAVKQTGETDALVVVSGSIRSVPAVVACFEFEFMGGSMGSVVGERFARGAQAALDQKTGFICVAASGGARMQESLLSLMQMAKTNAMLTRLAAAGLPFISVLTDPTMGGVSASFAFMGDVVIAEPKALIGFAGPRVIEQTVREKLPEGFQRAEFLLQKGAVDMVVDRRQLREEIARLLALLTRQSADVVAA; the protein is encoded by the coding sequence ATGAGCTGGATCGAAAAACTCCTGCCACCTCGCATCAACAAGACGACGGAACCCAGCGCGCGGCGCGTGCCCGAGGGATTGTGGGTCAAGTGCCCGGCGTGCGAATCGGTGCTTTACAACGAAGACCTGGCGGCGAACCTGCACGTCTGCCCCAAGTGCGACCACCACATGCGCATCGGCGCGCGGGCGCGGATCGATTCGCTGCTGGATCTGGAAGGGCGGGTCGAGATCGGACAGAGCATCCGTTCGGTCGACACCCTGAAGTTCAAGGACAGCCGCAAATATCCGGAGCGCCTGCAGGAAGCCGTCAAGCAGACGGGTGAAACCGATGCACTGGTCGTCGTCAGTGGTTCCATCCGCAGCGTCCCGGCCGTGGTGGCCTGCTTCGAATTCGAATTCATGGGCGGTTCCATGGGGTCGGTGGTCGGCGAACGCTTTGCCCGCGGCGCACAGGCGGCGCTGGACCAGAAGACCGGCTTCATCTGCGTGGCGGCCTCCGGCGGCGCACGCATGCAGGAAAGCCTGTTGTCGCTGATGCAAATGGCCAAGACCAACGCCATGCTGACCCGCCTGGCGGCCGCGGGTCTGCCGTTCATCAGTGTGCTCACCGACCCCACCATGGGCGGCGTGTCGGCCAGCTTTGCCTTCATGGGTGACGTGGTCATCGCGGAACCGAAGGCGCTCATCGGCTTCGCGGGCCCGCGCGTCATCGAGCAAACCGTGCGCGAAAAACTGCCGGAAGGCTTCCAGCGCGCGGAATTCCTGCTGCAGAAGGGCGCCGTCGACATGGTGGTGGATCGACGCCAGTTGCGCGAGGAAATCGCCCGGCTGCTGGCGCTGCTGACACGGCAGTCCGCCGACGTCGTCGCGGCCTGA
- a CDS encoding acyloxyacyl hydrolase, translating to MNRDHKKKIVAGALTALAMTCAMPLAQAQSRSNGGISVQGGIGSKYNRTAVNYETAPLWNYDFGGNWGRLDLTGELGVAYWWAHQGAHPDSAWQLNAIPMFRWWLGDRFFVEAGVGPTVFNKTRFADKTISTAFQFGDHIGLGFQVTESSRVSLRYSHFSNGSIKTPNQGLDVAQLTYTYLF from the coding sequence ATGAATCGTGATCATAAAAAGAAGATCGTTGCCGGCGCGTTGACCGCACTGGCGATGACATGTGCGATGCCTCTGGCGCAGGCGCAGAGCCGCTCGAACGGCGGCATCAGCGTGCAAGGTGGTATTGGTTCCAAGTACAACCGCACCGCCGTGAATTACGAGACCGCGCCGTTGTGGAACTACGATTTCGGCGGCAATTGGGGTCGCCTGGACCTGACGGGCGAACTGGGCGTGGCCTATTGGTGGGCGCATCAAGGTGCCCATCCCGACAGCGCGTGGCAGCTGAACGCGATCCCCATGTTCCGCTGGTGGCTGGGCGACCGCTTCTTCGTCGAAGCCGGCGTGGGCCCCACGGTCTTCAACAAGACGCGCTTCGCGGATAAAACGATCAGCACGGCTTTCCAGTTCGGCGATCATATCGGCCTGGGCTTCCAGGTGACCGAATCCAGCCGTGTCAGCCTGCGCTATTCGCATTTCTCCAATGGCAGCATCAAGACGCCCAATCAAGGCCTGGACGTCGCCCAGCTCACCTACACCTATCTGTTCTAG